One Gemmatimonadales bacterium genomic window, GGCATCGGCTAACAGCGGAGCCCGCCTGGTCGATCTGGCGGTTCATCCCGTCGCCTCCGATCCGCGACTTTGGAGTGAGGACCGGCTCCATGCCAACGCACTGGGCCACGAACGGATCGCAGCGGCGTTGGCGCAGGCAATCGACCTCCCCGGTAGCTGCGGCAGCTGGGCTCTGCCGTTGCCGCAGCTGAGTCCACCCGGATTCCGAGCACGTCTCGCCGGCGAGGTGACTTGGATCCGCCGCTACCTGCTGCCCTGGATCTGGCGGCATGCACGAGGCAGGTCATCGGGTGACGGTATTCGCGCCAAGCGGCCGGAACTCAGCCCGCTTCCCGCCGAGCTTGTGCACACCCCCCGCGCTCCCGCGTCACCACCTACATAGCAGGCGCTCTTCGAGCCGCCGGACCAGAAGTACTCCACGCCTGATCGAGGGGCTGCAGGCGAGCCCCCAGGTAGAAGGCGCGAATCCGTCCGCATCGGACGCGTTCGCGCCTTTGTCGTCTTCACCCTTCCTACGGAGGATCAGATGAACAAGGATCGCATCGAAGGCCGTTGGACCCAGGTCAAGGGCCGCATCAAAGAGAAGTGGGGCAAGCTGACCGATGATCAGCTCGACCAGGCCGAAGGCAAGTGGGATCAGATTGCTGGCTTGGTGCAGGAACAGTACGGCATCGCCCGTGACGAGGCGCGGCGTCAGCTCAAAGAGTTCGAGGACATGGACGACTCGGTGACCCGGCGTACCTGAGCGGATCGGGCAGACCGCTACCTTTCCACTGCTGTAAGGAGGAAGTATGTCATTGACCAAAGCTGCTGCGCTACTTGCAGTCGGCGTCATGGGCACTGGCTGCATGCGAAGCGACGATCGCGCCGTCATCAGCCACATGGACAACGATTCGATCATCACGCCATCGAGCGACGCGGCACGCCAGAACGACCGTACCCTGGTTCGGGTGATTCATGCCGTACCGGGGGCGCCGACGGTCGATGTCCAAGCCGGCGATGGGGCCGTGTTCAACGCGGTCGCCTTCAAGGCGGTAACACCGTATCAGGCGATTGCCGACAACCGCCCGCATATCAAGCTGCGTTCGTCAGCGGAGCCGGCAGGAGAACCGCTCGCCGAAAGCCGGGAACTCGTGATGGACGGGGCTCACTACACCGTCGTCGCCATTCCGAACGAGAACGGTGGCTCGGTCGAACTCGAGGCCGTCCGGGATGACCTGACCCCATCGGACCCCAACAAAGCCCGCATTCGGGTCATCAATGCGGCTCCTCGGGCCAGCGAGGTCAAAGTGACAGCGCAGGCCAATCCGCTGTTCGACGATATCGCGTTCAAGGAAGCGGCCGGGTTCAAAGAAGTCGAGGCAGGTACCGTCACCCTGGTCGTAACGCGCGAAGATGGCGGACAGGTACTGCTCCGTCTGCCCAACATCGAGCTGCATCCGGGACAGAGTCTGACGGTCGTGCTCACCCACCCTTCGGCGACCAGCAACCGGGTCGAGGCGATTCAGGTGATCGACGAGTTGAGCACGGTAGCGGCTGCGCTCCCGGTCGACCCACCACCGCCGTAAGGCTGGGTAGTCCAGCCCAAATGAA contains:
- a CDS encoding CsbD family protein, encoding MNKDRIEGRWTQVKGRIKEKWGKLTDDQLDQAEGKWDQIAGLVQEQYGIARDEARRQLKEFEDMDDSVTRRT
- a CDS encoding DUF4397 domain-containing protein, with product MSLTKAAALLAVGVMGTGCMRSDDRAVISHMDNDSIITPSSDAARQNDRTLVRVIHAVPGAPTVDVQAGDGAVFNAVAFKAVTPYQAIADNRPHIKLRSSAEPAGEPLAESRELVMDGAHYTVVAIPNENGGSVELEAVRDDLTPSDPNKARIRVINAAPRASEVKVTAQANPLFDDIAFKEAAGFKEVEAGTVTLVVTREDGGQVLLRLPNIELHPGQSLTVVLTHPSATSNRVEAIQVIDELSTVAAALPVDPPPP